The Synergistaceae bacterium DZ-S4 genome contains a region encoding:
- a CDS encoding restriction endonuclease subunit S has protein sequence MSKLEELISELCPDGVEYKTLGEIATDIYRGSGITRDQVTPTGTPCVRYGEIYTTYGIWFEKCVSFTNENTITNKKYFKYGDLLFAITGESVEEIAKSCVYIGQDICLAGGDIVVLKHNQDPKYLSYVLSTTDAQKQKSKNKVKSKVVHSSVPAISKIIIPLPPLSVQREIVRILDNFTELTAELTAELTARKKQYEYYRDELIMFPDCEIKPFGQIASIVRGASPRPINNFITDDENGINWIKIGDVSTGSKYITSTKEKITQAGARKSRFVSPGDFVLSNSMSFGRPYILKTEGCIHDGWLSISDFEETFTSDFLYHLLSSSVIQKTLAQRASNGTVQNLNADIVKSLELPVPSKDIQKKIVSILDRFDTLCNDLTNGLPAEIEARRKQYEYYRDELLTFREAKA, from the coding sequence ATGAGTAAATTGGAAGAATTGATCAGTGAGCTTTGTCCAGATGGTGTGGAGTATAAAACCCTTGGAGAAATTGCCACAGATATTTATCGCGGATCAGGCATTACAAGAGACCAAGTTACACCAACAGGAACACCTTGCGTACGTTATGGTGAAATATATACAACATATGGTATTTGGTTTGAAAAATGTGTTTCGTTCACTAACGAGAATACTATTACCAACAAGAAGTATTTTAAATATGGTGACCTTCTGTTTGCCATTACTGGTGAAAGTGTCGAAGAAATAGCGAAATCTTGTGTGTATATTGGACAGGATATATGTTTGGCCGGTGGCGACATTGTTGTCTTGAAGCATAATCAAGACCCTAAGTATCTTTCATATGTGTTATCAACGACGGATGCACAGAAACAGAAGAGTAAAAATAAAGTTAAGAGCAAGGTCGTCCATTCCAGTGTCCCGGCAATTAGTAAAATCATAATCCCCCTCCCCCCGCTTTCTGTGCAGCGTGAAATTGTCCGTATTCTGGACAATTTCACAGAGCTTACAGCAGAGCTTACAGCAGAGCTTACAGCCAGAAAAAAGCAGTATGAGTATTACAGGGACGAGTTAATAATGTTTCCCGACTGTGAAATAAAGCCATTTGGACAAATAGCGTCTATTGTCCGGGGGGCTTCGCCACGTCCAATTAATAACTTTATAACTGACGATGAAAACGGTATTAATTGGATAAAGATTGGAGATGTAAGTACTGGTAGTAAATACATTACTTCCACAAAAGAAAAAATCACACAAGCAGGTGCAAGAAAATCACGATTTGTAAGCCCTGGGGACTTTGTGCTTTCAAACTCAATGAGTTTCGGACGCCCTTATATTTTGAAAACGGAAGGGTGTATTCATGACGGTTGGTTGTCAATAAGTGATTTTGAAGAAACATTCACATCCGATTTTCTTTACCACTTACTCAGTTCAAGTGTAATTCAAAAAACTTTGGCTCAACGTGCTTCGAATGGTACAGTGCAAAATTTAAATGCAGATATTGTAAAATCTCTCGAACTTCCTGTTCCGTCAAAAGACATACAAAAAAAGATCGTTTCGATCCTCGACCGCTTCGACACCCTGTGCAATGACCTGACAAACGGTCTGCCTGCCGAAATCGAAGCTCGGCGCAAACAATATGAATATTACAGGGACGAGCTGCTTACCTTCAGGGAGGCGAAGGCTTGA
- a CDS encoding type I restriction endonuclease subunit R: protein MNKYNIVASTDESTVVAEYTPNYVRSSKYQSEAELERVFISILESQGYEHLKISNEAELTANLRRQLELLNNYSFTEGEWKRFFAECLANTNEGIVEKTRKIQDDHIQILKRDDGTTKNIYLLDKKNIHNNRLQVINQYEEPGGKHETRYDVTVLVNGLPLVHIELKRRGVAIREAFNQINRYQRDSFWASSGLYEYVQIFVISNGTHTKYYSNTTRNAHIKEQLGRERKKSKKTSNSFEFTSYWADANNKTIPDLMGFTGTFLARHTILNILTKYCVFTSEELLLAMRPYQIAATERILSRIMISTNYKKMGTLDAGGYIWHTTGSGKTLTSFKTAQLASLMPYIDKVLFVVDRKDLDYQTMKEYDRFEKGAANGNTSTRVLQRQLEDRNEKGSPHEYKIIVTTIQKLDIFIRKNKQHDVYKKHVVLIFDECHRSQFGDMHQGIVKSFKNYHIFGFTGTPIFASNAGSAGDPLLRTTEQAFGEKLHTYTIVDAINDSNVLPFRIDFINTIKMPDYIDDKKVYTIDREKALADPRRISEIVSYVLDHFDQKTKRSSFYTFTAKWEEQDKDDKRARIENRETRRLAGFNSIFAAASIPMAIKYYAEFKKQTEAKKRKLVLATIFSFSANEEEPEGLLPDEDFNIENLDQSSRDFLDSAIKDYNAVFNTNYDTSSDKFQNYYKDLSLRMKNREIDILVVVNMFLTGFDATTLNTLWVDKNLRQHGLIQAFSRTNRILNSVKTFGNIVCFRDLKDETDKAIALFGNKDAGGIVLLKTFDEYYNGYNDDNGHKPGYEELIKELEEQFPLGQPIVGEESRKEFIRLYGAILRLRNILTSFDDFAGKEILSERDFQDYQSVYIDMYQEFRKGSEADKENINDDIVFEIELIRQIEVNIDYILMLVAKYQQSNCKDKTILTTIDKAINSSIELRSKKELIERFIEQINVSSQVDEDWRTFLDESKEEEISALIEEEKLKPEETRRFIANALRDGTLKTTGTAIDKIMPPVSRFGGSRTEKKQGIIEKLMAFFEKYLGLV from the coding sequence TTGAACAAATATAATATCGTTGCCAGTACCGATGAATCGACAGTTGTTGCCGAATATACCCCTAATTATGTGCGTTCCTCCAAATATCAGAGTGAGGCGGAACTTGAGCGGGTATTTATCAGCATCCTGGAATCACAGGGTTATGAACACCTGAAGATCAGCAATGAAGCCGAACTGACAGCGAATCTGCGAAGACAGCTTGAACTGCTGAATAACTATTCCTTTACAGAAGGCGAATGGAAAAGATTTTTTGCAGAATGCCTCGCCAACACCAACGAGGGTATTGTTGAAAAGACCCGAAAGATCCAGGACGACCACATCCAGATACTAAAGAGGGATGACGGCACGACCAAGAACATCTACCTTCTCGACAAGAAGAACATCCACAACAACCGTCTGCAGGTCATCAACCAGTATGAGGAGCCGGGCGGGAAGCATGAAACAAGGTACGACGTTACCGTCCTCGTAAACGGCCTTCCCCTCGTGCATATCGAGCTTAAGAGGCGGGGAGTGGCTATCAGGGAAGCCTTCAACCAGATCAACCGCTACCAGCGGGACAGCTTTTGGGCTTCATCAGGCCTCTATGAATATGTTCAGATATTCGTTATATCCAACGGGACGCACACGAAGTACTACAGCAATACCACCCGAAACGCGCACATAAAGGAACAGCTGGGCAGGGAAAGAAAAAAGAGCAAGAAGACAAGCAACAGTTTTGAATTTACCAGTTACTGGGCAGATGCAAACAACAAGACCATTCCCGACCTTATGGGATTTACAGGTACATTTTTAGCCAGGCACACCATCTTAAACATCCTCACAAAATATTGTGTATTCACCTCTGAAGAACTCCTCCTTGCAATGCGCCCATATCAGATAGCCGCTACAGAACGTATATTGTCCCGCATCATGATATCTACCAACTATAAAAAGATGGGAACTTTGGATGCGGGTGGATATATATGGCACACCACGGGCTCAGGCAAGACCCTGACGAGTTTCAAGACAGCACAGCTTGCCTCGCTCATGCCCTATATCGACAAGGTGCTATTTGTCGTGGACCGCAAGGACCTGGACTACCAGACCATGAAAGAATACGACCGTTTCGAGAAGGGAGCGGCAAACGGCAACACGTCAACGAGGGTGCTCCAAAGACAATTGGAGGACAGGAACGAAAAGGGAAGCCCGCACGAATATAAGATCATAGTCACCACGATCCAGAAACTGGACATCTTTATACGAAAAAACAAGCAGCATGATGTCTATAAAAAGCATGTTGTCCTTATCTTCGACGAGTGCCACCGTTCGCAGTTCGGAGACATGCACCAAGGTATTGTCAAGAGCTTTAAGAATTACCATATATTCGGCTTTACCGGAACGCCAATATTTGCCTCAAACGCAGGTTCCGCAGGCGATCCGCTCCTCAGGACTACAGAGCAGGCCTTCGGCGAAAAGCTGCATACATATACTATCGTGGATGCCATCAACGACAGCAATGTCCTGCCCTTCAGGATAGACTTCATAAATACCATCAAGATGCCCGACTATATAGACGACAAAAAAGTTTATACCATTGACCGTGAAAAAGCACTGGCAGACCCCAGGCGGATAAGCGAGATAGTTTCGTATGTCCTCGATCACTTTGACCAGAAGACGAAACGAAGCAGCTTTTACACCTTTACAGCGAAATGGGAAGAACAGGACAAGGATGACAAAAGAGCCAGGATAGAAAATCGTGAGACAAGGCGGCTGGCGGGTTTTAACTCAATATTCGCTGCCGCTTCGATCCCGATGGCAATCAAGTATTATGCGGAGTTCAAAAAGCAGACAGAGGCAAAAAAGCGCAAGCTTGTCCTGGCGACGATCTTCAGCTTCAGCGCCAACGAGGAGGAGCCCGAAGGCCTGCTTCCCGATGAAGACTTCAACATTGAAAACCTCGACCAGAGTTCGAGGGATTTTCTTGACTCAGCGATAAAGGATTACAACGCCGTTTTCAACACGAATTACGATACATCTTCGGATAAATTTCAAAACTACTACAAAGACCTTTCCCTGCGAATGAAAAACAGGGAGATAGACATCCTGGTCGTAGTAAACATGTTCCTGACCGGATTTGACGCAACCACTCTGAACACCTTATGGGTAGACAAGAACCTGAGACAGCACGGACTTATCCAGGCGTTTTCACGGACAAACCGCATCCTCAACAGCGTCAAGACATTCGGGAACATCGTCTGTTTCCGTGACCTTAAGGATGAGACAGACAAAGCGATTGCACTCTTTGGCAACAAGGACGCGGGGGGCATAGTGCTTCTCAAGACATTCGATGAATACTACAACGGATATAATGATGACAACGGACATAAGCCCGGTTACGAGGAGCTGATCAAAGAACTTGAAGAGCAGTTTCCGCTGGGACAGCCTATCGTGGGAGAAGAATCCCGGAAGGAATTTATCCGACTTTATGGAGCAATCCTGAGGCTGAGAAACATCCTTACCTCTTTTGATGACTTTGCCGGAAAAGAAATACTCTCAGAAAGAGACTTCCAGGACTATCAGAGCGTTTATATAGACATGTACCAGGAATTCAGGAAAGGCTCGGAAGCAGACAAGGAAAACATCAACGACGATATTGTTTTCGAGATCGAACTGATCCGGCAGATAGAGGTAAATATCGACTACATCCTCATGCTTGTAGCCAAATACCAGCAGTCCAACTGCAAGGACAAGACCATCCTCACGACCATCGACAAAGCCATCAATTCGAGCATTGAGCTACGCAGCAAGAAAGAGCTTATAGAGCGTTTCATTGAACAGATCAACGTCTCGTCACAAGTGGACGAAGACTGGCGCACGTTCCTTGACGAAAGCAAGGAAGAAGAGATCTCCGCACTGATAGAGGAAGAAAAGTTAAAACCGGAAGAGACCCGCCGTTTCATTGCAAATGCACTGCGCGACGGAACGCTGAAGACGACCGGCACGGCAATTGACAAGATCATGCCCCCGGTATCAAGGTTCGGAGGCTCCCGCACGGAAAAGAAGCAAGGCATCATAGAAAAACTCATGGCCTTCTTCGAGAAGTATCTGGGGCTGGTGTAG
- a CDS encoding GIY-YIG nuclease family protein, producing the protein MDGSATGRIKCTLANWTGIAYKIPRTEIDSCRERNDLKQSGVYFLFGTSEETGKSVVYIGQAGSRKKGEGILSRLLEHKRNPDKDYWTEAVIFTTSNDSFGATEISYLENRFCNMAIEAERYKVKNSNDPAPGHITEEKESELEEFIDYAKIVMGTLGHRVFDPLIIDRKTEPVPMLQSDDDKILFFKNKIRKSGEIIEAKCKQTEEGFVVLKGSMIYKIDSDHISPGLKKARDNASIDKNGILQENVLFLSPSYAAAFVIGRNANGLIAWKNLAGKTLKDIESI; encoded by the coding sequence ATGGATGGCTCGGCTACAGGCCGTATAAAGTGTACTCTTGCCAACTGGACCGGCATCGCATACAAAATACCCAGAACTGAAATCGACAGCTGTCGGGAACGCAATGACCTCAAACAAAGCGGTGTTTATTTTCTTTTTGGTACATCGGAAGAAACTGGCAAAAGCGTTGTCTATATTGGGCAAGCCGGATCAAGGAAGAAAGGTGAAGGGATCCTTTCACGGCTATTGGAACACAAACGCAACCCTGATAAAGATTACTGGACAGAAGCTGTTATTTTTACCACATCAAATGACTCCTTTGGAGCGACAGAGATAAGCTATCTTGAAAACCGATTCTGTAATATGGCAATAGAAGCTGAACGCTATAAAGTTAAAAACAGCAACGATCCTGCTCCCGGCCATATCACTGAGGAAAAAGAAAGCGAACTCGAAGAGTTTATTGACTACGCAAAGATAGTAATGGGTACACTTGGACATAGGGTATTTGACCCTCTCATCATAGACAGAAAAACTGAACCTGTACCGATGCTGCAATCTGACGATGATAAAATCCTATTCTTTAAGAATAAAATCAGAAAAAGCGGAGAAATCATAGAGGCAAAATGCAAACAAACAGAAGAAGGTTTTGTTGTCTTAAAAGGAAGCATGATTTATAAGATTGATTCAGATCATATTTCACCTGGATTAAAAAAAGCCCGTGATAATGCGTCAATAGACAAAAACGGGATTTTGCAGGAAAACGTCCTTTTTCTGAGCCCATCATATGCCGCAGCTTTTGTAATCGGAAGAAATGCCAACGGGCTAATTGCATGGAAGAATCTAGCGGGGAAGACCTTAAAAGATATTGAAAGCATATAA
- a CDS encoding phosphate ABC transporter substrate-binding protein, with amino-acid sequence MKKMIVSMALTIMLMASSAVAAPLDAFKGQKGNLDIAGGTAHIPVMKEAAKRIMSVNTDIRITVAGGGSGVGVKQVGEGLVTIGNTGRALKEEEISKYGLVSFAFAIDGVAVVVNPANKVDALTTQQVIDIYAGKIKDWKELGGEPGSINVFSREDGSGTREVFTEKAINKGELAPSVNVVSSNGAMKTAVAQDKRAIGYVGIGHIDNSVKAPKFDGTVPSQENAANGKYKVTRNLYMNTKGDPQGLTKLFIDYIFSPEGAEITKDSGYIPLPAKK; translated from the coding sequence ATGAAAAAAATGATCGTTTCAATGGCACTGACGATAATGCTGATGGCTTCCTCGGCCGTCGCCGCGCCCCTTGATGCTTTTAAAGGTCAGAAAGGTAATCTTGACATAGCCGGAGGAACTGCCCACATTCCCGTAATGAAAGAAGCGGCGAAGCGCATCATGTCTGTTAACACTGACATCCGCATTACAGTAGCCGGCGGAGGTTCAGGGGTCGGAGTCAAACAGGTCGGAGAAGGACTTGTTACGATAGGGAACACCGGTCGGGCACTGAAAGAAGAAGAGATATCAAAGTACGGGCTTGTCTCCTTTGCATTCGCAATTGACGGTGTGGCAGTAGTAGTCAATCCTGCAAACAAGGTCGATGCTCTTACGACCCAGCAGGTAATTGACATTTATGCCGGCAAGATAAAAGACTGGAAAGAACTCGGAGGCGAACCCGGATCGATCAACGTCTTCAGCAGAGAAGACGGAAGCGGTACAAGGGAAGTCTTCACAGAAAAAGCTATCAATAAGGGAGAACTTGCGCCCTCCGTAAACGTAGTCAGCTCTAACGGGGCAATGAAGACTGCTGTTGCACAGGACAAGCGCGCGATCGGATATGTCGGGATCGGGCACATTGACAATTCAGTAAAAGCTCCGAAATTTGACGGAACGGTCCCATCACAGGAAAACGCAGCCAACGGCAAATACAAAGTTACCCGCAACCTTTACATGAACACAAAAGGGGATCCTCAGGGACTTACGAAGCTCTTTATCGACTACATATTCAGCCCTGAAGGCGCCGAGATAACGAAAGACAGCGGATATATCCCGCTTCCCGCAAAGAAGTAA
- a CDS encoding ABC transporter permease subunit, with protein sequence MKYNKNTPIWLKASAVYVTSLMSALFVFITVCALDGLFRSGPSLFGSVWDPEGGRFGIMPMIWASGLLSLSSLITGWAFAVGCCCFIHGFGPKWASELLARVLRIMTAVPTVVYGFASVFLLVPLIRNGLGGSGFSWLTASIVLSLLIMPTMVLSMDSAFRTIESETRLTSAALGFTREQNIAMVVLPASRQWIWSSALLGFGRAAGDTLIPTMLAGNAVQYANTPLDAMRALTAHIGLVLSSDVGGTAYLSLFVAGGLLLFVSISANILFRLVRRKSL encoded by the coding sequence TTGAAATACAATAAAAACACCCCTATCTGGTTGAAGGCATCGGCTGTATATGTCACATCACTTATGTCAGCCCTTTTTGTCTTTATCACTGTCTGTGCACTTGATGGATTATTCAGGAGCGGCCCTTCTCTGTTCGGCTCTGTATGGGATCCAGAAGGGGGACGATTCGGGATAATGCCTATGATCTGGGCAAGCGGACTTCTCTCTCTTTCATCGCTGATAACGGGCTGGGCATTCGCAGTAGGATGCTGTTGTTTTATCCATGGTTTCGGCCCGAAATGGGCATCAGAGCTGCTGGCCAGGGTCCTGAGGATCATGACCGCAGTACCTACTGTAGTTTATGGTTTTGCATCTGTTTTTCTTCTTGTCCCTCTTATAAGAAACGGCCTAGGAGGCTCCGGGTTTTCCTGGCTGACAGCCTCCATTGTGCTAAGCCTCCTTATTATGCCTACTATGGTGCTTTCTATGGACAGCGCCTTCAGAACTATAGAATCCGAGACCAGGCTGACATCTGCAGCACTGGGTTTCACCAGAGAACAAAACATCGCGATGGTCGTTCTTCCGGCATCCAGGCAGTGGATATGGTCTTCCGCGCTTCTGGGGTTCGGACGTGCCGCCGGTGATACACTGATACCGACAATGCTCGCAGGGAACGCGGTCCAGTACGCTAATACGCCGCTGGACGCAATGAGGGCACTTACCGCGCACATCGGGCTCGTCCTCTCCTCAGATGTCGGAGGCACGGCATATCTTTCGCTTTTCGTAGCGGGAGGGCTACTCCTTTTTGTCAGCATTTCAGCAAACATACTCTTCCGCCTGGTGAGGAGGAAGTCACTATGA
- a CDS encoding ABC transporter permease subunit gives MMRVKLLRLLAFISAFFVIGSFMLLIGFLFYHGTPVLDAGLFFGETDPIDAIIGTRPVWDGIWPAFAGTLYLIALTMAVSLIPGIGCGIYLARYAKGKKKEMLSMAVDLLASVPSIVMGLFGFVLILLLRRTFAPDATTCISLAAFCLALLVMPALVVTTRTSIESLPESLVVTGTALGFTEHQLLRHILIPAAGRGILGGIMLAMGRAAEDTAVIMLTGVVVNSGLPAGLGSKFEALPFLIFYTAAQYVDQNELLRGFGAALVLLVLSAGLLYAASKLQRTMEKRWKGAR, from the coding sequence ATGATGAGGGTAAAACTGCTGCGGCTTCTTGCCTTTATATCTGCATTCTTTGTCATTGGTTCTTTTATGTTGCTGATCGGATTTCTTTTCTACCACGGCACGCCTGTTCTTGACGCAGGGCTCTTCTTCGGGGAGACAGATCCAATCGATGCGATAATCGGCACACGTCCTGTCTGGGACGGCATATGGCCCGCTTTTGCGGGAACTTTATATCTTATAGCTCTTACAATGGCTGTTTCACTGATCCCCGGGATAGGGTGCGGGATATACCTTGCCCGCTACGCAAAGGGAAAAAAGAAAGAGATGCTTTCTATGGCTGTGGACCTGCTGGCAAGCGTCCCTTCCATCGTTATGGGCCTTTTCGGATTTGTGCTGATCCTACTGCTCAGACGAACTTTTGCGCCTGACGCGACCACATGTATCAGTCTTGCAGCATTCTGTCTTGCTTTGCTTGTAATGCCTGCTCTTGTGGTAACCACACGGACATCGATAGAGAGCCTCCCCGAGTCTCTTGTCGTCACTGGCACCGCACTTGGATTTACGGAACATCAACTGCTTCGACATATTTTGATCCCGGCAGCCGGCAGGGGGATACTTGGCGGGATCATGCTGGCGATGGGACGGGCTGCTGAAGATACGGCAGTTATCATGCTTACCGGAGTGGTCGTCAATTCCGGACTGCCTGCCGGACTCGGCTCCAAGTTCGAAGCTTTGCCTTTTCTCATTTTCTATACTGCCGCTCAGTATGTCGATCAGAATGAGCTCCTCAGAGGGTTCGGGGCTGCGTTGGTCCTCCTTGTCCTTTCCGCCGGACTACTTTATGCTGCGTCCAAACTTCAACGAACTATGGAAAAACGCTGGAAGGGAGCAAGATAA
- a CDS encoding phosphate ABC transporter ATP-binding protein yields MGLCAEIENLSVSFHGRKAVNGINASLPSDGITVLIGRSGSGKTTFLRALNRLNETFDGHEGSGSIRLLLGGEMKDIYSSGILTPTELRRKVGMVFQTPNPLPLSIRRNIMLPLELMLGSRGSFADEKMETALKTTGLWNEVRDRLDTPANRLSGGQQQRLCLARALALEPEILLLDEPTASLDKRSAEQIEDHLLFLKDRYSIVMVSHSVRQALKLGSYFVLLKNGTVAASFFKEELPEGKDAEKALTDLL; encoded by the coding sequence ATGGGTCTCTGTGCAGAAATTGAAAATTTATCTGTTTCATTTCACGGCAGAAAAGCTGTCAACGGAATAAACGCGTCATTGCCGTCAGACGGCATAACTGTTCTTATAGGACGCTCCGGTTCCGGGAAGACGACATTTTTAAGGGCTTTGAACAGGCTCAATGAGACGTTTGACGGACATGAAGGGTCGGGGAGCATACGTTTGTTACTGGGAGGCGAAATGAAAGACATTTACTCTTCAGGAATATTGACCCCGACTGAATTGCGAAGAAAAGTCGGGATGGTTTTCCAGACTCCCAATCCTCTTCCGCTGAGCATACGAAGGAACATCATGCTGCCGCTGGAACTCATGTTGGGATCCAGGGGATCTTTCGCTGACGAAAAAATGGAAACGGCACTCAAGACAACAGGTCTCTGGAATGAAGTCAGAGACAGGCTTGATACGCCTGCAAACAGACTGTCCGGGGGGCAGCAGCAAAGACTCTGTCTTGCAAGGGCTCTGGCCCTTGAACCGGAGATCCTGCTTCTTGATGAACCCACAGCTTCTCTGGACAAGAGGTCTGCTGAGCAGATCGAGGACCATCTGCTGTTCCTTAAAGACAGATATTCCATCGTTATGGTATCTCACAGCGTAAGACAGGCACTTAAGCTAGGAAGCTACTTTGTACTGCTTAAAAATGGCACTGTTGCAGCTTCATTCTTTAAAGAGGAGCTTCCGGAAGGGAAAGATGCTGAAAAAGCACTGACCGACCTTCTTTAA
- a CDS encoding double-cubane-cluster-containing anaerobic reductase, whose amino-acid sequence MHDIGPIFEMMRNEVAMGPIHIKEISEKGIPIIGTYCTYTPWELINAAGGIPVSLCSTSEKPIGEAEKHLPRNLCPLIKSSYGHALTDTCPYFHFCDMVLGETTCDGKKKMYEYLREIKETYVMQLPQTVNGLNSMKMWKDEILLLKDFLESKFNVEITGEKLSASIKQRNEIHSTMMGFYSLASLPSPVLTGKEIMLGSDYLKFSFDYERTMEVIRDLTLKLKENYASGERRIDPSAKRILITGCPMGKSLEKIVDAIESKENGGVVVGFENCGNLKCSSSLVNEYSDPIDAIADKYLNIPCSVMSPNSKRLELIKKYVKEYRADGVIDVILQACHTYAVETRSVREFLNRSGIPYMAVETDYSQGDTGQLATRFGAFIEML is encoded by the coding sequence ATGCACGATATCGGACCAATTTTTGAAATGATGAGAAATGAAGTTGCAATGGGTCCCATCCACATAAAGGAGATAAGCGAGAAAGGCATTCCCATTATAGGAACCTATTGTACTTACACACCCTGGGAGCTGATCAATGCAGCCGGCGGGATCCCTGTTTCGCTGTGCAGTACAAGTGAAAAACCGATAGGTGAGGCAGAGAAGCACCTTCCCAGAAACCTCTGTCCGCTCATCAAGTCCAGCTATGGCCACGCACTTACAGATACCTGCCCTTACTTTCATTTTTGTGACATGGTCCTCGGTGAGACGACCTGCGACGGCAAAAAAAAGATGTATGAGTATCTGCGAGAAATAAAGGAAACTTATGTAATGCAGCTGCCGCAGACAGTGAACGGTTTGAACAGCATGAAGATGTGGAAGGATGAGATCCTGCTTCTCAAAGATTTTCTTGAATCAAAATTCAATGTGGAGATCACCGGCGAAAAACTTTCTGCCTCCATTAAACAGCGCAATGAGATACACAGTACGATGATGGGATTTTACTCTCTTGCCTCCCTCCCATCGCCGGTCCTTACGGGCAAGGAGATCATGCTGGGATCTGATTACCTTAAGTTTTCCTTTGATTACGAAAGGACAATGGAAGTAATAAGAGATCTGACTCTAAAGCTTAAAGAAAACTATGCTTCGGGAGAAAGGCGGATCGATCCTTCTGCAAAACGTATCCTGATAACCGGATGTCCAATGGGAAAGTCGCTTGAAAAGATCGTAGACGCTATCGAATCGAAGGAAAACGGGGGAGTCGTAGTCGGATTTGAGAACTGCGGAAATCTTAAATGCTCTTCATCTTTGGTTAACGAGTATTCAGATCCTATAGACGCTATAGCTGACAAGTATCTCAATATTCCATGCTCGGTAATGTCACCCAACTCAAAAAGACTTGAACTTATCAAAAAATACGTAAAGGAATACAGGGCAGACGGCGTCATAGATGTCATTCTCCAGGCTTGCCACACATACGCAGTAGAAACCCGCTCAGTACGCGAATTCCTTAATAGATCGGGCATCCCTTATATGGCTGTGGAGACCGATTATTCTCAGGGCGATACAGGCCAGCTTGCCACAAGATTTGGCGCTTTTATAGAGATGCTCTGA
- a CDS encoding acyl-CoA dehydratase activase yields MYTAGIDIGSSNIKAAIWDGSSFEVWSQPTGWDISETSEAVIQVLLDRSSLKMEDLHQVVATGYGRKMCRFAGRSVTEITCHAAGAFHLVKDAETVLDIGGQDVKVIRLDIEGKVTDFLMNDKCAAGTGRFISNMAVLLGYSLKDFSDIPAETEISKISSMCTVFAESEVISLLSGGVAKESIALGLLDSIASRAAGMVIRISDRGPVVLTGGPALNKRLATLISKHLGRPVLTSELAQFSGAIGAALIAAE; encoded by the coding sequence ATGTATACCGCAGGAATAGACATAGGGTCATCGAATATAAAAGCCGCGATCTGGGACGGATCCTCTTTTGAAGTATGGAGTCAGCCTACCGGGTGGGATATCAGCGAAACATCGGAGGCCGTGATCCAGGTCCTTTTGGACAGATCTTCCCTGAAAATGGAAGATCTGCACCAAGTTGTTGCTACCGGTTACGGAAGAAAGATGTGCCGTTTTGCCGGAAGATCTGTGACCGAGATAACCTGTCACGCTGCGGGAGCCTTTCATTTGGTCAAGGATGCGGAGACTGTTCTGGATATCGGCGGACAGGACGTAAAGGTAATAAGGCTGGACATCGAGGGTAAAGTTACAGATTTCCTGATGAACGACAAGTGTGCCGCCGGTACGGGACGATTCATCAGCAATATGGCAGTTCTGCTGGGTTACAGTCTTAAAGATTTTTCGGATATACCTGCGGAAACTGAGATCAGTAAAATATCTAGCATGTGTACAGTTTTTGCCGAATCAGAGGTGATAAGCCTCCTTTCCGGGGGAGTGGCAAAAGAGAGCATTGCACTTGGGCTCCTTGATTCGATCGCGTCAAGAGCAGCAGGGATGGTCATTCGCATTTCAGACAGAGGACCTGTGGTACTTACAGGCGGTCCTGCACTCAACAAAAGGCTTGCCACGCTTATTTCGAAGCACCTGGGTCGGCCTGTCCTCACCTCGGAACTGGCGCAGTTCTCCGGTGCTATAGGTGCTGCACTGATAGCAGCGGAATAA